A window from Primulina huaijiensis isolate GDHJ02 chromosome 11, ASM1229523v2, whole genome shotgun sequence encodes these proteins:
- the LOC140987367 gene encoding uncharacterized protein isoform X2, producing the protein MGNLKNFERKKRQLSPGETQNLLIEEISQLRKQLESQTAVRSALEKAMNCQPLLDDPAYKSLSQPAENLIKEIALLEMEVVYLEKYLLAMYRRNFAKRVSSLPTVDEQQKTDSRTNGYVVLELPRTNLGSASEDSFIRYSKSAKNDNPGGDTLWRCDDILGAETLVYNGIDRSHSSLSQYSAASFRTSPPFEAFAEAVDSYHSLPLSMLERAQESTSNASLADFLGSRFPNRVRETPNWISEEMIKCISTIYCHLSDPPLFIQGANSSPHTSPPSKLSSQGQHHLRSLSCEENPSSNSWMNNPFQVETSKDFSGSFRSIIKVQGIVREPQRLNSVEVLLQKFRFLISRLATVDPGKLKHEEKLAFWVNVHNAIVMHAFLVHGIPRGNQKRISLALKAAYNIGGHIISVDNIQGSILGCRMPRPSQWLHSWFFPKTKFKSGEPRKSFAIKSPEPRLHFAICLGCQSDPLDLEIAKEEYIRMNIRKHKDQRLHIAKNVEYFVKEMGLSPSGVAEMLELSMPDSLRKSFQQGKYRKKIDWISHNFAFRFLISNELVK; encoded by the exons ATGGGAAATCTGAAGAACTTTGAACGCAAGAAGAGACAGTTGTCCCCAGGGGAGACCCAAAATCTGTTGATAGAAGAG ATATCACAGCTTCGGAAACAACTAGAAAGCCAAACAGCGGTTCGATCTGCACTTGAGAAGGCTATGAATTGCCAGCCTCTGTTAGATGATCCTGCATATAAATCACTTTCCCAG CCAGCTGAGAATCTCATTAAAGAAATCGCCCTTTTGGAAATGGAAGTGGTGTACTTGGAGAAGTATCTTCTAGCTATGTATAGGCGAAATTTCGCCAAAAGGGTATCTTCCTTACCTACGGTGGACGAACAACAGAAAACCGATTCAAGAACAAATGGTTACGTGGTTCTTGAACTGCCAAGAACCAATTTAGGATCGGCGAGTGAAGACTCATTCATTAGATACAGCAAATCTGCAAAAAACGACAATCCAGGAGGCGATACACTTTGGAGATGTGATGATATCTTGGGAGCAGAAACTCTTGTTTATAATGGCATTGACAGAAGCCATTCTTCATTGTCTCAGTATTCAGCTGCTTCCTTTAGAACCTCACCTCCATTTGAAGCTTTTGCCGAAGCTGTTGACTCTTATCATTCCTTGCCTCTCTCGATGCTAGAG CGGGCACAAGAGTCGACTTCAAATGCCAGTTTGGCAGATTTTCTCGGCTCAAGGTTTCCCAACCGTGTTCGTGAAACGCCCAACTGGATTTCTGAGGAGATGATAAAGTGCATCTCAACAATATACTGCCACCTTTCTGATCCTCCTTTGTTCATTCAAGGAGCAAATTCTAGCCCACATACATCGCCACCGAGTAAATTATCTTCACAAGGACAACATCACTTGAGAAGCTTATCATGTGAAGAAAATCCGTCTTCTAATTCGTGGATGAACAATCCTTTCCAAGTTGAAACATCCAAAGATTTTAGTGGATCTTTCCGCTCCATCATCAAGGTACAAGGCATTGTTCGAGAGCCCCAGAGGCTAAATTCTGTTGAAGTCTTGCTGCAAAAGTTTAG GTTTCTCATTTCTAGGTTGGCAACAGTCGATCCCGGAAAACTAAAACACGAAGAGAAATTAGCATTCTGGGTCAACGTTCACAACGCTATAGTAATGCAC GCATTCTTGGTTCATGGGATTCCAAGAGGAAATcaaaagaggatctctttagcTCTCAAG GCTGCATATAACATAGGAGGCCACATCATTAGCGTTGACAATATTCAAGGCTCGATACTGGGATGTCGTATGCCTCGTCCTTCTCAG TGGCTTCACTCATGGTTCTTCCCCAAGACAAAGTTTAAATCCGGAGAACCTCGAAAATCGTTTGCCATAAAGAGTCCGGAGCCTCGGTTACATTTTGCGATTTGCTTAGGATGCCAATCGGATCCATTA gACCTAGAAATAGCGAAAGAAGAGTACATTCGAATGAACATCAGGAAACATAAAGATCAAAGGCTGCACATAGCGAAAAACGTGGAGTATTTCGTAAAGGAAATGGGGTTATCTCCATCTGGGGTGGCAGAGATGCTTGAGCTTTCGATGCCCGATTCTCTGAGAAAGAGTTTTCAGCAAGGAAAATACCGCAAAAAGATCGATTGGATTTCTCACAATTTCGCCTTCCGTTTCCTGATATCCAATGAGTTAGTCAAGTGA
- the LOC140987367 gene encoding uncharacterized protein isoform X1: protein MGNLKNFERKKRQLSPGETQNLLIEEISQLRKQLESQTAVRSALEKAMNCQPLLDDPAYKSLSQPAENLIKEIALLEMEVVYLEKYLLAMYRRNFAKRVSSLPTVDEQQKTDSRTNGYVVLELPRTNLGSASEDSFIRYSKSAKNDNPGGDTLWRCDDILGAETLVYNGIDRSHSSLSQYSAASFRTSPPFEAFAEAVDSYHSLPLSMLERAQESTSNASLADFLGSRFPNRVRETPNWISEEMIKCISTIYCHLSDPPLFIQGANSSPHTSPPSKLSSQGQHHLRSLSCEENPSSNSWMNNPFQVETSKDFSGSFRSIIKVQGIVREPQRLNSVEVLLQKFRFLISRLATVDPGKLKHEEKLAFWVNVHNAIVMHAFLVHGIPRGNQKRISLALKAAYNIGGHIISVDNIQGSILGCRMPRPSQWLHSWFFPKTKFKSGEPRKSFAIKSPEPRLHFAICLGCQSDPLVRLYTPKKIFQDLEIAKEEYIRMNIRKHKDQRLHIAKNVEYFVKEMGLSPSGVAEMLELSMPDSLRKSFQQGKYRKKIDWISHNFAFRFLISNELVK from the exons ATGGGAAATCTGAAGAACTTTGAACGCAAGAAGAGACAGTTGTCCCCAGGGGAGACCCAAAATCTGTTGATAGAAGAG ATATCACAGCTTCGGAAACAACTAGAAAGCCAAACAGCGGTTCGATCTGCACTTGAGAAGGCTATGAATTGCCAGCCTCTGTTAGATGATCCTGCATATAAATCACTTTCCCAG CCAGCTGAGAATCTCATTAAAGAAATCGCCCTTTTGGAAATGGAAGTGGTGTACTTGGAGAAGTATCTTCTAGCTATGTATAGGCGAAATTTCGCCAAAAGGGTATCTTCCTTACCTACGGTGGACGAACAACAGAAAACCGATTCAAGAACAAATGGTTACGTGGTTCTTGAACTGCCAAGAACCAATTTAGGATCGGCGAGTGAAGACTCATTCATTAGATACAGCAAATCTGCAAAAAACGACAATCCAGGAGGCGATACACTTTGGAGATGTGATGATATCTTGGGAGCAGAAACTCTTGTTTATAATGGCATTGACAGAAGCCATTCTTCATTGTCTCAGTATTCAGCTGCTTCCTTTAGAACCTCACCTCCATTTGAAGCTTTTGCCGAAGCTGTTGACTCTTATCATTCCTTGCCTCTCTCGATGCTAGAG CGGGCACAAGAGTCGACTTCAAATGCCAGTTTGGCAGATTTTCTCGGCTCAAGGTTTCCCAACCGTGTTCGTGAAACGCCCAACTGGATTTCTGAGGAGATGATAAAGTGCATCTCAACAATATACTGCCACCTTTCTGATCCTCCTTTGTTCATTCAAGGAGCAAATTCTAGCCCACATACATCGCCACCGAGTAAATTATCTTCACAAGGACAACATCACTTGAGAAGCTTATCATGTGAAGAAAATCCGTCTTCTAATTCGTGGATGAACAATCCTTTCCAAGTTGAAACATCCAAAGATTTTAGTGGATCTTTCCGCTCCATCATCAAGGTACAAGGCATTGTTCGAGAGCCCCAGAGGCTAAATTCTGTTGAAGTCTTGCTGCAAAAGTTTAG GTTTCTCATTTCTAGGTTGGCAACAGTCGATCCCGGAAAACTAAAACACGAAGAGAAATTAGCATTCTGGGTCAACGTTCACAACGCTATAGTAATGCAC GCATTCTTGGTTCATGGGATTCCAAGAGGAAATcaaaagaggatctctttagcTCTCAAG GCTGCATATAACATAGGAGGCCACATCATTAGCGTTGACAATATTCAAGGCTCGATACTGGGATGTCGTATGCCTCGTCCTTCTCAG TGGCTTCACTCATGGTTCTTCCCCAAGACAAAGTTTAAATCCGGAGAACCTCGAAAATCGTTTGCCATAAAGAGTCCGGAGCCTCGGTTACATTTTGCGATTTGCTTAGGATGCCAATCGGATCCATTA GTTCGTTTATATACGccaaagaaaatttttcaggACCTAGAAATAGCGAAAGAAGAGTACATTCGAATGAACATCAGGAAACATAAAGATCAAAGGCTGCACATAGCGAAAAACGTGGAGTATTTCGTAAAGGAAATGGGGTTATCTCCATCTGGGGTGGCAGAGATGCTTGAGCTTTCGATGCCCGATTCTCTGAGAAAGAGTTTTCAGCAAGGAAAATACCGCAAAAAGATCGATTGGATTTCTCACAATTTCGCCTTCCGTTTCCTGATATCCAATGAGTTAGTCAAGTGA